The sequence TTTATGATCGTGGCCAATATAAATTTGAGGTAAATCAGCTACTTCTATAAGCTTACTGAAATTATCTGTTGTACTGATAACCACAACATTTAAGCTTGACGTCTTATGAATTTCAACAACCGATTTATCTATTCTATTAAAATACTCTTTAATCTGATTATCAACCTGTTTCGCATCACTTCTCACATCAGAATGTGTTATATAAAAAGGATTTTTAGGAAATGGAAAGCCTTCATTTCTAACTTCTTTCACTATAGAATCATTCAATGCTTCATAAAGTTTAGTCCCACTTTGTGTCAAAACCAAAATAAGGTATTCCTCAGCTCTTACTGTCGCTTTGATAATTGGTCTTACAGCAAATTTATCATCTATTTCCACCATATTTTCCCGGGTTTCCCAAGTTAATTTTATAATTTCTTCCGTGTCATTTGATAAGAAAATATGTAAACTCTCAAGGTTGTGCTGATGGTCAATTTTTTCGGAAATATTTTCTATTTTTTCCAAAATTTCAGATACTGGCCTTTTCCCAAATTCATCTATAATCCTGTTTTCAGCTTCTTTTAGAAGATTTTTAAGAATAATTTCGTCCTGTTGATTGTCCGGATGTGTACGATGTGTGTTAAGTGAAATCGTTACACACGGATTATTCTTTTCGTTTGCTAATTTTTGTAATATTTCTTTTAATGCCATAATGATATATTTTTGTGATTTATCTTTTTCTAAAAACTTTTGATGTATAATATCCTAATGCAAAAACAGCTAATATCAATACAATAAGAGGCAATTCAAACTTCATGGTCATAAACTTTACCATAACGCTTTCTAGGTTCTGTATGATAAATATTATGAGGAGGATTATCATTAGGATATCAATAATTTTTTTAATGTTAATATTCTTCATTTGGGTTATTTTACATATTAGACAATCTATACCTGATCACATCTGAATTCAATTGAGGATTTAATGATTATTTATTTCGTTACATTTTCTCATTCAGCTTCTTTGATCGGAATTATTCTACTAAAGTGACATTGTCAATCTATAAATCACCATCTCCCCTCGCAAGAACATCTGAGGTTTAAAGTATAACGAATTAATATGGATAAACATCAAACTAGTTAAATAAGAAAGTAACAACAGAAATGAAATAGTTTTAATGTTTATATCTTCTATAATAACATTGCGCATTATTCAAACGTTCGATTAAATAATTACAATTTAATAGATATTATAAATTACAAAATCTAAGCCAAAAGGCATTATTTTATATTAATTCATTAATACTTCTAATATTTTAATACAATTTGACAAAAAAAAACCATCATCATATAGACAATGGTTTGAATACTATTTTAATTTGTTATCCTTCATACATATACGTCGTCAGATAATGAAGCTCAGATCTGCTTACCTCTTTAGATTCAGCTTCTGCCTGTTCCAGCGTATATTGTGAATTGATTTCTTTTTTCTGGAAAACAAATGAGTTATTTGCATTTTTATCTACTACATCATTAAAGATATGTTCAATTTCAGAATTGGCTAATGAAGCAAAGCTAATATCCTCAAAACCATACATGAGTCTCAAATCATCAAATTGTTTAAAATTTTCATCTACGAATCCCTGTAGTTGAGCTTTTGAATCAAAATTACCTGCCCAGATATTGTAGGCATATTTTTTCTTTTTCGGTTTGTCTAAAATGCTTTGGTATACGAAGTTTTCTCCAAGATAAGCTTCTCTTACCTGTGGATCATTCGCTAGATCTTCCGGTAGTCCTTCTTTAAGGATCTTTCCTTCAAACATAATATAGGTTTTGTTGGTAATCGCAAGGGTTTGCTGTACATTGTGGTCGGTGATCAGAATTCCGATATTTTTATCTACAAGACTTCTTACAATTTTTTGAATATCTTCCACCGCAATCGGGTCAACTCCTGCAAACGGTTCATCCAAAAGAATAAAGTTCGGGCTTGTAGCTAAACAACGGGCAATCTCTGTTCTACGTCTCTCTCCTCCAGAAAGAAGATCTCCTCTGTTTTTACGAACATGCTGTAAAGAAAATTCCTCGATCAGTTCATCACATTTGATTTGCTGTTCACGTTTTGAAAGTTTTGTCAACTGCAATACTCCCATAATATTTTCTTCTACAGACAATTTTCTGAAAACGGAAGCTTCCTGTGCCAGATATCCGATCCCTTTTTGGGCTCTTCGATACATCGCATCTGTAGTAATTTCCTGTTTATCCAGAAAAATTTTCCCTGAAGTAGGCTTAACCAACCCTACGATCATATAAAACGATGTAGTTTTTCCTGCTCCATTCGGACCAAGCAAACCAACAATTTCTCCCTGTTGAACCTGTACAGAAACGCCTTTTACAACTTTTTTAGGACCGTATTCTTTGATTAAGTTTTCTCCGCGTAAAATCATAGGGCAAATATATCAAAAATATAAACTTCACTTATAGGTTAATGTAAACTTGTTGATCTTACATGTAAACTCATTCACTTCCAAATCATTGTAACTTTTCATTATTTTGAGCTACTTATTGTACAAAATCAATTACAAACATTAAGAAATGGAAAATTACGGTTATACCAAAACAGAAAACACAGCAAACCAACAGCAAACTACTACCCCTTACCGCTCAGAAAAAAAGCTTCCTCCAGCTCTATTAGGTATTCTTGTTGGCTGGCTGGGTCTAAATAAATTTTATCTTGGATATACCAAAGAAGGAATTATCCAATTAGTTTTGAATATTGTTACTTGTGGGGTTGCTTCTATTATTCCTTTTATTGAGGGTATCATTTATCTTTGTATGGATGACAAACAGTTTGATGACACCTATGTTTATGGAAGAAAACCTTGGTTATAATTAAATATCAAAAACAGTATGATATATTTTCATTATTTTAGAGTACCTAATTAATAAAAATATTCACCATGAAAAAATTAACAAAAAAAGATTTGAAAATAATCAACGGCGGATACATTGGATACCCAGATGACTATGGCAATTGTCTTCCAGGGTGGTATCTTTGCCCTACCAATGTCTGTATTTTTGATGATGGAGGGAACAAACCTATAGATCCAAAAGATTCGTTTTGCTTTGGGTAAAAAAAATGGCTGTTCAAATCTGAGCAGCCTATTTTATATATTACTTCTATGATCATTATTCCCCTTAAATAATAAAATGGTTTGCCTTCTTAATCATATTTTCTGTTTCATCACTTCAGTAGTAAAAGACTCTTATAACACCCATCTTTAAGAAGGGTAAATTAATACCAATATATTGAGCATTCATTTTTTCGAAAAAAGAAAAATATATCAAAATAGTGTGATATTTTTATTATCTTAGGCTCACAAACCAATAAAAATAATTATTATGAAAAAATTAAGTAAAAAAGATTTGAAAACAATCAATGGCGGAAGTATTCGTTTTCCTGATTCAGAAGGCAGATGTCCGGCTGGTTGGTACCTATGCCCTACCAATGTTTGTGTGGATGATAAAGGCGGAGAAAGTCCTATTCGCGAAGGACATCGTGATTATAAAGCATGTTTTGGATAAAAAGCTACATTATACAAAAAAGAGATTGCTGATCAAGCAATCTCTTTTTTGTATGTATGTCAATTAATCAGGACAAGCTACATGATTGATTGTGCATGGATGCCAAATACCTTTACATAATGTCCCGCAATTTGGGTCATCAATGATTACTTCTCCTCCTTTAATTCCTTTCAATTGGTTTCTTTCGATCTTCTTTAAATTTTTCATAATTAACTATTTTATTTTTAGAATTCTAATATAAGAATATTCTCTATATAAAGAATTATTTCAAATTTTTTTTTTTGAAAGCTCACAAAAAATAGACTGCCTTACTGACAGTCTATTTTAAAAGGTATTTGAATTTCTTTTATTTATTTAAAATCATCGCTGCCTCCTTAGCAAAATAAGTGAAGATCATGTCTGCACCAGCCCTTTTGAAACAAGTAAGGCTTTCAATAATTGTTTTATCATTATCCAACCATCCGTTTTGAACAGCTGCTTTTACCATTGCATATTCTCCACTTACGTTATACACAGCAATTGGAAGGTCAATGGCTTCACGTACTTTAGAAACGATATCCAAATAAGGAAGACCTGGTTTAATCATGATAACATCTGCTCCTTCATCAATATCTTTAAATACTTCGTTCAAAGCTTCACGAGTATTGTGAAAATCCATCTGATAAGTCTTTTTATCTTTCGGAATTTCAACATTTTCTTTTGGAGCACTGTCTAAAGCACTTCTGAAAGGTCCATAGAAAGAACTTGCATATTTTGCAGCGTAACTTACGATACCAACATCTGTAAATCCACTTTCTTCCAATGCTTCACGAATCACCTGAACTCTGCCATCCATCATATCACTTGGCGCTACAAGATCTGCTCCTGCTTCTGCATGAGATACTGACATTTTTGCTAATGCCTCATTGGTAGCATCATTTAAGATTTTTCCGTTTTCAATAATTCCGTCGTGCCCGTAGATTGAATAAGGATCTAAGGCAACATCAGGCATTACCACCATTCCCGGAACTGCATCTTTGATGGCTTTGATCGTATTCTGCATCAATCCGTTTTTGTTCCATGCTTCTTTTCCTGTATTATCTTTCAGGTTTTCGGACACCTTCATGTACAAATTGACAGCTTTTACGCCCAAAGAAAATAATTCCTTACATTCTTTTACTGTTAAATCTATGCTTCGCCTAAAGATTCCCGGCATCGACAGGATCGGTTCCTGCATGTTTTCGCCCTCCATTACGAAGATTGGCATTACAAAATCATCAGTTGTAAGCACATTTTCTCTTACCAAACTTCTGATAGATTCATTAACTCTAAGTCTTCTATTTCTTGAATGTATCATTTTGGAATACTTTTTGAATAAGTTTCTACAAATTTACTATAAGTTATACAAAAAACTATTGTATGAAATTGTAGAATTTGTTATATTTGTTATATATATTCGAGAAATTATAAATTTGATGAAAAAATTTTTACTTTTATTTTTATTTGTAGGCGCTTTTGTTGGTTTTTCCAACAATTTACAAGCTCAGCTTAGAGAGCCGGGTTCCATCACTCAGAAGGCAGATGATGGTGTTTTGCTTGCCTATCCAAATCCTGCAAAGGATTTCCTTATCATTAAGGCAAAAGATTCTTCTTTGAGAATCAAAAGTGTGACTTTTTATTCTATTTTGGGTATGCAAGTTGCCAATTATACAGTCAATATGAATTCCGGAGAGATCAATATTGAAAAATTAAAACCCGGAAAATATCTGATCCGTTATATTTTGAGCGACAACACGCAGAAAGTTACTCAAATCGTGAAACAATAAATTAAGATCCTGATAATCATCAGGATTTTTTCTTTTATAACAATCTCTTTTAATATTTACGTAACTTTAAGCACTTTTTTCTACTAATTGTAAAAAAACAACTTAATGCTAAAAGCTGAACATATTAAAAAGACCTATAATACCGGAAAAAAGGTCGCATTGGATGATTTCAGCATCCATGTTCCTAAAGGAAGTATTTACGGACTTTTAGGTCCCAACGGAGCCGGAAAAACTTCATTCATTCGTATCATTAACCAGATTACCCAGGCAGACTCCGGAGAGATCTTAATTAACGGAGAAAAACTGAATCCAAATCACATCAAAGATATCGGTTATATGCCTGAAGAAAGAGGGCTATACAAAAATATGAGTGTAGGAGATCAAATCCTGTACTTTGGAGAATTAAAGGGAATGAGCAAAAATGATGCTCTGAATGAAGCTAAAAAATGGTTTGAAAAACTGAATATCGACCAATGGTGGAAAAAAAAGCTTTCCGAACTGTCTAAAGGAATGGCACAAAAGATTCAATTTGTGGTAACAGTACTTCACAGACCTCATCTTTTAATCCTTGATG is a genomic window of Chryseobacterium nakagawai containing:
- a CDS encoding T9SS type A sorting domain-containing protein, whose product is MKKFLLLFLFVGAFVGFSNNLQAQLREPGSITQKADDGVLLAYPNPAKDFLIIKAKDSSLRIKSVTFYSILGMQVANYTVNMNSGEINIEKLKPGKYLIRYILSDNTQKVTQIVKQ
- a CDS encoding bacteriocin, producing MKKLSKKDLKTINGGSIRFPDSEGRCPAGWYLCPTNVCVDDKGGESPIREGHRDYKACFG
- a CDS encoding ABC transporter ATP-binding protein, with the protein product MLKAEHIKKTYNTGKKVALDDFSIHVPKGSIYGLLGPNGAGKTSFIRIINQITQADSGEILINGEKLNPNHIKDIGYMPEERGLYKNMSVGDQILYFGELKGMSKNDALNEAKKWFEKLNIDQWWKKKLSELSKGMAQKIQFVVTVLHRPHLLILDEPFSGFDPVNANLIKDQIIDLKNNGTTIILSTHRMESVEEMCDYVALINNSKKIIDGRVFDVREKFKKNIFGITLSEVNNEQLESFRNKYELFNFSNENSLVSFDLKNEADQNNILLDLVHVGKVRSFDERIPSMNEVFINAVSNHS
- the hemB gene encoding porphobilinogen synthase — translated: MIHSRNRRLRVNESIRSLVRENVLTTDDFVMPIFVMEGENMQEPILSMPGIFRRSIDLTVKECKELFSLGVKAVNLYMKVSENLKDNTGKEAWNKNGLMQNTIKAIKDAVPGMVVMPDVALDPYSIYGHDGIIENGKILNDATNEALAKMSVSHAEAGADLVAPSDMMDGRVQVIREALEESGFTDVGIVSYAAKYASSFYGPFRSALDSAPKENVEIPKDKKTYQMDFHNTREALNEVFKDIDEGADVIMIKPGLPYLDIVSKVREAIDLPIAVYNVSGEYAMVKAAVQNGWLDNDKTIIESLTCFKRAGADMIFTYFAKEAAMILNK
- a CDS encoding baeRF3 domain-containing protein; translated protein: MALKEILQKLANEKNNPCVTISLNTHRTHPDNQQDEIILKNLLKEAENRIIDEFGKRPVSEILEKIENISEKIDHQHNLESLHIFLSNDTEEIIKLTWETRENMVEIDDKFAVRPIIKATVRAEEYLILVLTQSGTKLYEALNDSIVKEVRNEGFPFPKNPFYITHSDVRSDAKQVDNQIKEYFNRIDKSVVEIHKTSSLNVVVISTTDNFSKLIEVADLPQIYIGHDHKNYESAEEHHIVEQAYEIIKSQQKEKRTLAIEEIKEAVSQGTVLTDLQEIYQAAIDGRGDLLIVHQDYEQSVRMIDERTFEYEDNSKEPGVIDDIVSIIAWDVFSKKGRVYFTHQEELLELGKIVLKTRY
- a CDS encoding bacteriocin-like protein gives rise to the protein MKNLKKIERNQLKGIKGGEVIIDDPNCGTLCKGIWHPCTINHVACPD
- a CDS encoding TM2 domain-containing protein, whose amino-acid sequence is MENYGYTKTENTANQQQTTTPYRSEKKLPPALLGILVGWLGLNKFYLGYTKEGIIQLVLNIVTCGVASIIPFIEGIIYLCMDDKQFDDTYVYGRKPWL